The sequence below is a genomic window from Kitasatospora kifunensis.
TGTAGATGTCGTTGGTGATGACCGCGGGCCGCCGGCCCCGGGCGATCAGCACCGGGACCAGGGCCTCGATCAGCGCCGTCTTACCGGAGCCGACCGGTCCCGCTATGCCCACCCGCAGCACCTCGGCTGTCATGTTCTGCCTTCTCTCCTGCTCGATAACTCAGTGAGGGCGTTCGATCGAGCAACACCTTGAACACCACCTCTCGAACACCACCTCTCGAACACCACCTCGAAAAGTGAGGCCTCAGCTGGCGAACAGCCGCTCCTCGGCCCGCTCGTGGCGAGCCGACATGACGTCGGCCAGGGGGCTGAAGCCACCGAGGTCGGCCAACTCCCGCCGCAGGGCGAGGGCCGTGACCTCCGCGATCACCGGCGCCGTCGCGCGCAGCGTCAACTGCGCCCGCCGGTGGTCGGTCAGCCGTAGCCGCAGCGCCGCCCCCGTGAAGCCGACGGCGAAGGCGAACAGGTCGCTCGCCACCGCCTGTTCGGTTGCCACGCCGCCCGCCGCGTAGGCGACGCCGGCGGCCACCGGCTGGCAGCCGGGTGAGGTCCTTGCCGTCACCAACTCGGCATAGCGGTCCAGCATGGGGCTCCCCAGGGCGAGTTGGGCGGTGTCCAACAGCTGGCGCCCGGTGCGCAGACAGGCCTGCCGCAGCTCGCGGTTGAGCTTGCTCGCGTGCAGCCGCTGGTCGATCGCGACCACGGCCTCGAAGTCCCCGGCGGTGGCGGCCCGGTGGGCCAGCGCCAGCGCGGTGGCATCGGCCGGTCCCACCGAGTGCCGCAGCAGGTCGGCCAGCAGCTCCGGCATGCTCTGCTGGTCCACCTGCTTGGCCTGCAGATAGCCCTCCAGACCCTGCGAGAGGGTGTAACGGCCGCTGGGGAAGGCCGAGTCGGTCAGCTGCAGGCCGACCAGCAGGGCCTCCAGCGCGCCCGGCCCGGTCGCGCTGCTCGGGCCAGTCGCGCTGCTCGGCGCGGTCGCGGCGCTCACGCGAGGTAGAAGAGGTGGTTGAGCGGCAGGGTCTCGGCCGGTGCGATGGTGGCCGGCACCCCGTCCAGGGTGACCTGGTAGGTGTCGGGATCCACCTCGATCCTCGGCGTGGCGCTGTTGCGCACCATGTGCTGCTTGCCGACCGTGCGACAGTGCCGAACCGGCAACACCCGGCTCTGCAAGCCGAGTTCGGCCGGAACGCCGAGATCGACCGCCGCCTGCGACATGAAGGAGACCCGGGTCGCCTGCCGGGCCCGCCCGTACGCGCCGTACATCGGGCGGTAGTAGATCGGCTGGGTGGTGGGCAGCGAGGCGTTCGGATCGCCCATCAGTGCCCAGTTGATCAGGCCGCCCTTGATCACCAACTTGGGCTTGGCAGCGAAGGAGTTGATCGGCCAGAGCACGATGTCGGCCAGCTTGCCGGGCTCCAGGGAGCCGATGTGGTCGGCGGTTCCGGAGGCGATGGCCGGGTTGATGGTCAGCTTGGCCAGGTAGCGCAGCACCCGGGCGTTGTCGTTGCGCTCGCTGTCCTCGGCCAGTTTGCCGCGCTGGTCCTTGCAGTGATGCGCGGTCTGGAACGCCCGGGCGAAGGACTCGCCGATCCGGCCCATCGCCTGCGAGTCCGAGGAGAAGATGGAGATCACGCCTTCGTCGTGCAGCACCGTCTCGGCGGCCACCGTCTCGCCGCGCACCCGCGAGTCGGCGAAGGAGACGTCCTCGGGGATGTGGTGGCTCAGGTGGTGGCAGACCATCACCATGTCGAGCAGCTCGTCGATCGAGTTGACGGTGTAGGGCAGCGTCGGATTGGTGGACGAGGGAAGGACGTTGGGCTCGCCGGCGATCCGCATGATGTCCGGGGCGTGGCCGCCGCCGGCACCCTCGGTGTGGAAGGTGTGGATGGTACGGCCGTCGATCGCCGACAGGGTGTCCTCGAAGAAGCCGGACTCGTTGAGGGTGTCGGTGTGGATCGCCACCTGCACGTCGTACTCGTCGGCCACGGTGAGCGCGGTGTCGATCGCGGCGGGCGTGGCACCCCAGTCCTCGTGCACCTTCAACCCGCAGACACCCGCCTCGACCTGCTCGCGCAGCGCCTGGGGAAGCGAACCGTTGCCCTTGCCCAGCAGGCCGACGTTGACCGGCAGGTCCTCCACCGCCTGGTACATCCGGTGGATGTTCCACGGACCAGGCGTGCAGGTGCTCCCGTTGCTGCCGTCCGAGGGGCCGGTGCCGCCGCCGATCAGCGTGGTGATGCCGTTGCTCAGTGCCTCCTGCACCTGCTGCGGGGCGATGAAGTGGATGTGGGTGTCGATGCCGCCGGCGGTGGCGATCAGGTGTTCGCCCGAGATCACCTCGGTGCCGGGCCCGATCACCAGCTTGGGGTGCACGCCGCTCTGCAGCCGGGGATTGCCCGCCTTGCCGACGGCGGCGATGAAGCCGTCCTTGACCCCGAGGTCGCCCTTGACGACGCCGAGCACCGGGTCCAGCACCACCACGTTGGTGATCACCAGGTCGAGCGCGCCCTGCAGGCTGGTGGCTGCCGGGTCCTGCGCCATGCCGTCCCGAATGCCCTTGCCGCCGCCGTAGACGGCCTCGTCACCGTAGTGGCCCTGGTTGAAGTCCTGCTCGACCTCGACCACCAGGTTGGTGTCGGCCAGGTGGAAGCGGTCGCCGACGGTGGGGCCGAAGAGATCGGTGTACTGCTTGCGGGGGATCAGCGCCATCAGGACTTGCTCCCGGTCTGCTCGGCGAGGTCGATCTCGCGGCCGCCGAACTCGCAGCCGCCGAACTCGCGGCCGCCGAACTCGTTGACGTCGGCCTCACGCCTGGCGCCCAGGAAGCCGCGCGTCACGGCACGCTCCAGTGCCCTGGCCCGGGTGTCGGCCGAGCCGAGGCCGCCGTTGACCAGCGCGCTGAAGCCGACCACGCGTCGGTGGCCCGCGTAGGCGGTCAGCTCCACCTCGCGGGTGTCGCCGGGCTCGAAGCGCACGGCGGTGCCGGCCGGCAGGTCCAGGTGCATGCCGTAGGCCTGGTTGCGGTCGAACTCCAGCGCGCGGTTCGCCTCGAAGAAGTGGTAGTGGGAGCCGACCTGGACGGCGCGGTCGCCGGTGTTGCTGACCGTTAGCCGGGCCTTCGGGCGGCCGGCGTTGAGCTCGACCGGGTCGTCTCCGTACAGGTACCGGGCACTGCCTGACATCGGGTCATCTCTCTTCGGGCGTGGGGGAGGGGCTCAACGCTGACCGGAGGGGCCCAGCGCTGACCACAGGGGCGCAGTGCTGACCGGAGGGCTCAGCGCTGATCAATGGTGGTGCGCTGGCTGGGAGTTGTCGGAGGTGTGAGAGTGCGGGAAGCCGTGGCCGTGCTCGGCCACGAGCCCGGCGGCGATGCCGTCGACGCCGTGGTGCAGCCGCTGCACCGCAGCGGCCACCCGAGCCCGGAGCACGCCCGCGACAGCGTGCCCACTGAGCAGCGGCCCGCCGTCCTCGGCGCCGGGCACCAGGAGCGCGGCCCCGAAGGCGGCGGGTAGCAGGACCACCCGCCGCGCACCGAGCAGGCGGCAGCGTTCGACGCCCTCGGCGATGCTCGGATCGCCGCTTTCGAAGGCGACCTCCACCCAGCGGTGGGTGCGGTACTGGCGCACCAGGCGGGCGATCCGGAACAGCTCCGCGTCCTCGAACGGACCGGCCGCCGGGGCGGTGAGCAGCACCGCGGCGGGTTCGGCGGGGCGGGCCGTCCCCTCGTCCGTCGGTGCGAGCGCCCGCCCGGTGCCACCGCGCAGCCAGCCGATCAGGTGCTCGGGGCCGCCGAACGGATCGGTGAGCGCGAGCCGACCGCTGTTCGCGGGGGCGGACAGCCAGCGCAGCGTACGGGCCGTGTCGGCGATCAGCCGAGGGTTGCGGCCCAGGGTCATCGGGATCACGCAGACCGGGCGGTCGGACTCCGCCAGGGCCGTGGCGACCGCGCTTACCAGTTCCCGTCCGGGACCGACCGCGCGCCAGCCGGGCTTGCCCTCGACCAGCGGCCGCAGCCGCTCGGCGCCGCCGCTCTCGTGCCCGCCGACCAGCACCGGCGTGGCGGTGGCCACGGCCACCGCGTCGTCGAGCGCCGTTCCTCCAGGTCTCGGCACGGCTCAGGCCCCGACCGGGTCGTGGCAGGAGACGAGCTTGGTGCCGTCCACGAAAGCCGCCTCGATCTGCAGCAGTGGCAGCATCTCCCGCACCCCGGGCATGACCTCGTCGACGGTGACGATCTTCTTCCCGATCTCCATGCACTCGGCCACCGTGCGGCCGTCCCGGGCCGACTCCAGGATCGCCTCGCTGATCAGGGCCACGGCCTCGCTGTAGTTCAGCTTGACGCCGCGGTCACGGCGCCGACGCGCCAGCTCGGCCACCACATAGACGTAGAGCTTGTCGATCTCCCGCGGTGCGAGGTTCAACGGAGCACTCCTTTTCGGATGCGGGGACGGAGGTGGGCATGGGGGTGCCCACGGGCAGGGTCGTCCCCGACGGATCGGGGCGGGCGCGTCCTGGGGCGGTCCTGGGGCCGGCGGCTGCCGTGGGAACGGGCGTGGCCGCTGTACGGTCGAAGCCGATGGATTCCGCATTGTGGAATCAAAGTTCCGGATGGGAGAAACGTAGATCGGTCGACCAGTGCCGTCAACATCCTGTTGAGAGGCTTGGCCATCTTTTGAGAGGTTTGGCCATCTCTTTAGCTGCGGCGAGCCGCCACCCACGGCCCTTCGCCCGGTCGCGAACGCCATTGCGAAGCTCGCCTCGATGAACGAAAAACGGACACGAGATGACAACGATCGGACGATTTGAGCTTCATCTGAGGCTTACGCCCGATTTCGTCGCCTAACTTTGGCCAGATTGCCCGGCCCAGGCCCCGCCGTCCGCAGACCCTGCAACCCGCAGCTCCTGCGGCCCGCGGAACCCGCGACGCGCGGCCCCTGCACCCGCAGACCCGCCGCGACCCGTGGACCCTGAGCCACCAGCACAGGGCCCAACCCGGGGCGCCTGGGGACAAGACGGAGGACGATACGTTGAGCGCGCCCGAGTCGGGGACTGCGTCCCAGCATTACCGCCGCACGCTCGGCACGATCAGCCTGACGGCCGTCGGCCTCGGCTCGATCATCGGCTCCGGCTGGCTGTTCGGCGCCGAGCGCGCGGCCCGCCTGGCCGGGCCGGCCGCGATCATCGCCTGGGTGATCGGCGCCGCGGTCGCCCTCACCATCGCCCTGACCTACACCGAGCTGGGCTCGATGTTCCCCAAGGCCGGCGGCATGGTCCGGTACGGCCAGTACTCGCACGGCTCGCTGACCGGCTACCTCGCCGCCTGGGCCAACTGGATCGCCATCGTCTCGGTGATCCCGGGCGAGGCCACCGCCTCCGTGCAGTACATGAGCTCCTGGCACTTCAGCTGGGCGCACCATCTGTACAACGGCAAGGAACTCACCGGCACCGGTGTGGCCTTGGCGAGCGTGTTGTTGATCGGGTACTTCCTGCTCAACTGGTTCGCGATCACGCTCTTCGCCAAGACCAACACCGCGATCACCGTCTTCAAGGTGGTCGTGCCGACGCTGACCGCGGGCAGCCTGCTGCTGGCGCACTTCGACACCCACAACCTCCAGGACCACGGGGGCTTCACCCCGAACGGCTGGAGCTCGGTGTTCACCGCGGTCGCGCTCTCCGGCATCGTCTGGGCCTACAACGGCTTCCAGTCCCCGCTGAACCTGGCCGGTGAGGCCCGCAACCCGGGCAAGTCGCTGCCCAAGGCGGTGATCAGCTCGATCCTGATCGCGCTGGTGATCTACATCGCGCTGCAGATCGCCTTCCTGCTCGCGGTGCCCTCCCACGACCTGGCCAACGGCTGGGGCGGTCTGAACTACGACTCGCCGTTGGCGAACCTGTCGATGGCCTGGGGCCTGAACTGGCTGGCCATGCTGCTCTACGCGGACGCCTTCATCTCGCCCACCGGCACCGGCATGATCTACGCCGCCACCACCTCGCGGATGATCCAGGGCGTGCAGGAGAACGGGCAGCTGCCCTCGATCTTCGGCCGGGTCGACCCCAAGACCGGCATCCCGCGCCCGGCGCTGCTGCTCAACCTCTTCATCGCCTTCCTCTTCCTCGCGGTCTTCCGCGGCTGGGGCTCGCTGGCCGAGATCGTCTCGGTCGCGACGGTGATCTCCTACATCACCGGCCCGGTGGCCGTGATGGCGCTGCGCCGACTGGCCCCGGACCTGAAGCGCCCGGTCAAGCTGCGGCTGATGCCGGTGATCGCCCCGGTCGCCATGGTCTTCGGCTCGCTGGTGCTCTACTGGGCCCGCTGGCCGCTGACCGGCAAGGTCATCTTCCTGATGGCCGCCGGCCTGCCGATCTGGGCCTGGTACGAGCTGCGCAAGCCGTGGGCCGAGATCAAGCCGCACCTGAAGGCCGGCGTCTGGGTGATCGGCTACCTGCTGGTGATGGCCGCCGTCTCGTGGGCCGGGTCCAAGGACTACGGCGGCCACGGCTACCTGCCCGAGGGCTGGGACCTGCTGGTGGTCGCGCTGATCGCGCTGGCCTTCTACACCTGGGGCGTGCGCAGCGCCTGGGCGAACCCGTCGCTGGCGCAGGTGCGCCAGGAGCTGGAGGACGCCGCCGAGGCGGACCGCGCGGCGACGGCCGACGGCCGGCCGGGCACCGACGAGACCGCGGCGGCGAGCTCCTGACGCGGCACCGCCCACGTGTGACCAACGCCGAAGGCCGGCTGACGGAATCCCGTCAGCCGGCCTTCGGCGTACCCGGCCCCGACCCGAGCGCGGTGTCGAAATGCATCGATGGAAATAGTTTCAGCATCTTGCTGAAACATCTTGCGAACAGTACGGTCCTCGCTAGTCGCCGCACGCGCGCACGTACACACGCACCGCAAGCACCGCCGATGCCGCTCAAGGGAGAGCCCGCGTGGCCAGAAGAGCCAGATTCCGCAGCCTGATAGCCTCGGTCGCCCTACTCGCGCCCGCGCTCGTCGCGGCGGCGCCGGCCACCGCGCCGGCCGCGACGCCGGCTGCCGCCCCCTCGGACGCGTCCCTCGCCGCCACTCCCGACCGGCACGATCTGACGCGCGAGCAGTACTACTTCGTCCTGCCGGACCGCTTCGCCAACGGCGACCCGTCCAATGACACCGGCGGGATCACCGGCAGCCGGATGGACAACGGTCTCGACCCCACCGACAAGGGCTTCTACCACGGCGGCGACCTCAAGGGCCTGCTCGGCAAGCTCGACTACATCAAGAAGCTGGGCACCACCGCGATCTGGATGGCGCCGATCTTCAAGAACAAGCCGGTGCAGGGTACCGGCGCGGACGCCTCGGCCGGCTACCACGGCTACTGGATCACCGACTTCACCCAGGTCGACCCGCACTTCGGCACCAACGCCGAGCTCAAGGAGCTGATCGACAAGGCCCACGCGATGGGCATGAAGGTCTTCTTCGACGTCATCACCAACCACACCGCCGACGTCATCGACTACGCGCAGAAGACCTACGACTACCGCTCCACCGGCGCCTATCCGACCCTGGACGCCACCGGGCGGCCGGTCGCCACCACCGCCATCGCCAATGCGAACGCGGCCAACGGCACCTCGAACTACCCCAAGCTGACGACGGGTTCGTTCCCCTACACGCCGGTCTTCGACTCGCCCGCCGACGCCACCGCGAAATCCCCGAGCTGGCTCAACGACCCCACGCTCTACCACAACCGGGGCAACTCCACCTTCACCGGCGAGTCCGGCACCGAGGGCGACTTCGGCGGCCTGGACGACCTCGACACCCAGGACCCGCGCGTGGTCCAGGGTTTCGAGAAGGTCTACGAGGACTGGGTCAAGAACACCGGCGTCGACGGCTTCCGGATCGACACCGTCAAGAACGTCAACATGGCCTTCTGGCAGCAGTGGGCGCCGGCGCTCAAGAAGTACGCCGCCGACCACGGCAACAAGAGGTTCTTCATGTTCGGCGAGGTGTACGACAGCGACACCTCCACCACCTCGTCCTACGTCACCCAGGGCAAGCTGCAGGCCACCCTCGACTTCCCGTTCCAGTCGGCGGCCCAGAGCTACGTGGCGAACGGCGGGTCCGCGCAAGCGCTCTCCTCGCTCTACGCCGACGACTACAAGTACACCAGCGCCGACACCAATGCCTATGAGCTGCCGACCTTCCTCGGCAACCACGACATGGGCCGGATCGGCTACTTCCTGCAGTCCGCCAACCCGAACGACAGCAACGCCCAGCTGCTGCAGAAGGACCAGCTCGCCCAGCAGTTGCAGTTCCTGACCCGAGGCCAACCCGTCGTCTACTACGGCGACGAGCAGGGCTTCACCGGCACCGGCGGCGACAAGTCGGCGCGGCAGGACATGTTCGCCTCCAAGGTCGGGGAGTACAACACCGACACCGTCATTGGCGGCACCTCCGGCTCGGCCGACCGCTACGGCACCGACGCCCCGCTCTACACGACCATCTCCGCCCTCGCCCAACTGCGCAAGGCCAACCCGGCGCTTACAGACGGCGCGCAGATCGAGCGCTACGCGGCGAACGGCCCCGGCGTGTACGCCTTCTCCCGGATCGACGAGAAGCAGCAGGTCGAGTACCTGGTCGCGGTGAACAACGCGACCACCGCGCAGAGCGTCAGCGTCCCCACCTACTCGGCCCAGATGGCCTTCAGCCCGATCTACGGCGGCGGGGCCAACTCCCTGACCACCGGCGCCGACAGCAAGCTGGCGATCACCGTCCCCGCGCAGTCCGCCGTCGTGTACAAGGCCGCCGCCAAGCTCGCCAAGCCCGCGAGCGGCCCCGCCCTGACCCTCACCGCACCCGCCGCCGGCGCCACCGGCACCGCCACCATCGCCGCCACCGTCCCAGGCGGCGGCTTCGACCGCGTCACCTTCGCCGCCGCCGTCGGCACCGGCAAGTGGCAGACCCTGGGCACCGCCGACCACGCGCCCTACCAGGTCACCCAGAACCTCGCGGGCATCGCCCCGGGCACCACGGTGCGCTACAAGGCCGTGGTCCAGGACAGCGCCGGACGCCTGGCCGACGCCACCGGCACCACCACCGTCGGCACCCCGGCGCCGGTACTCAAGCCCACCGCGTCCAGCCGCAGTTACGCGGTCGTCCACTACCACCGCGCGGATGGGAACTACGCCGGTTGGAACCTCTACGCCTGGGGCGACCTCGCCGACGGCGAAGGCACCAGCTGGCCGGCCGGCCACCCCTTCGTCGGCCGTGACGCCTTCGGTGCCTTCGCCTACGTGAAGGTGAAGCCCGGCGCGTCCAACGTCGGTTTCATCGTGGAGAACAACGGCACCAAGGACGGCGCCGCCGACCGCTCGATCGACCTGTCGACCACCGGCGAGGTCTGGGTCAACTCCGGCGACCAGACCACCTACACCAGCAACCCCGGCGCCGCCACACCGCAGCCCCCGGCGAACACCGCGATCCTGCACTACCACCGCGCCGACGGGAACTACAGCGGCTGGGGCCTGCACGACTGGACCGGCGCGGCCAGTCCGACCAGCTGGCCCAGCCCGCTGCAGCCCTCCGGCACCGACGCGTTCGGTGACGTCTTCACCGTGCCGCTGGCGCCCGGAGCCACCGTCCTCGACTACATCCTGCACAACGGCGACACCAAGGACCTGCCGGACAACCAGGAGCTGAACTTCGCCGTCAACGGCCGCCAGGTCTGGATCACCAGTGGCAGCCCCGGCTACGTCCTGCCGCAGTCCACCGCCTCCGCCGCCGACCTCAACCTCTCCCAGTCCAAGGCCCAGTGGATCGACGCGACCACCCTCGCCGTCCCGGCCGACTGGGGCTTCGGAGCGAACCTCGCCGCCGGCGGATCCGCCGAACTCGTCTACTCGCCCACCGGGGCGCTGGCCGTCAAGGACGGCGACCTGAGCGACCCGGGCTACTGGCTGCGCCTGCTGCCCCAGACCAGCGGCCTGACGACGGCTCAACTCGCCGCCCACCCCGAGCTCAAGGGCTACACCGCGTTCACCGTCGACCCCCGGGACACCGGCCGGGTGGACACCGCGCTGCGCGGCCAGCTGATCATGACCGAGCGCGAGGCGAACGGCGCGCTGCTCGCCGCGACCGGCGTGCAGACCCCCGGCGTGCTGGACGCCGTCTACGCCTCCAACGCCACCCACGCCCAGCTCGGTCCCCAGGTCGGCGGGACCCCCAGCGGGAGCACGGTCAAGCTCTCCCTCTGGGCCCCGACCGCCCAGAGCGTCAGCCTGGAGCTCTACGACAGCCCCACCGCCCCCACCCCGCACCTGGTCGCCATGCACCGCGACGACCGGTCGGGCATCTGGACGGCGGACGGGAACGGCTCCTGGAAGGGCAAGTACTACCTCTACCGGGTCACGGTCTGGGCCCCTTCCGTGCAGCAGGTCGTCACCAACCACGTCACCGACCCCTACTCGCTGGCCCTGTCCACCGACTCCAAGCGCAGCGAGATCGTCGACCTCGACGACCCCGCCACCGCACCCACCGGCTGGCACGCCGAGACCTCGCCCAAGGCGGTCGCCGCCACCCAGCAGGAGATCCAGGAACTCCACGTCCGCGACTTCTCGGTCGCCGACACCACCGTGCCGACCGCCGACCGGGGCACCTACCTGGCCTTCACCGACCTCGACTCGGACGGCATGAAGCACCTGGCCGCGCTCGCCAAGTCCGGCGTCACCACCGTCCATCTGCTGCCCAGCTTCGACTTCTCCTCCGTCCCCGAGGCGAAGTCCGAGCAGTCCAACCCGCCCTGCGACCTGGCCTCCTTCCCCTCCGACTCGTCCCAGCAGCAGGCCTGCATCGCCAAGACGGCCGCCACCGACGCCTACAACTGGGGCTACGACCCCTACCACTACACCGTCCCGGAGGGCTCCTACTCGACCGACCCCGACGGCACCACCCGCACCCTGCAGTTCCGCCAGATGGTGGCCGCGCTGCACAAGGTGGGCCTGCGGGTGGTGATGGACGTGGTCTACAACCACACCGCCGCCTCAGGGCAGGACCCGCGATCGGTCCTGGACCAGATCGTCCCCGGCTACTACCAGCGGCTCTCCGCCACCGGCGCGGTCACCACCGACAGCTGCTGCGCCGACACCGCGCCCGAGCACACCATGATGAACAAGCTCGTGGTGGACTCCACCCGCACCTGGGCCACCCAGTACCACGTGGACGGCTTCCGCTTCGACCTGATGGGTCTCGACCCCAAGCAGACCATGCTCGACGTGCAGTCCTCGCTCAAGCAGACCGGACGGGACGAGTTCCTCTACGGTGAGGGCTGGAACTTCGGCGTCGTGGCGAACAACGCCCGCTTCGTCCAGGCCACCCAGGCCAACATGGCGGGCACCGGGATCGCCACCTTCAACGACCGCCAGCGCGACGCGGTGCGCGGCGGCGGCCCGTTCGACTCCGACCCGCGCATCCAGGGCTTCGCCTCGGGTCTGTACACCGATCCCAACGGTGCCGCCGTCAACGGCAGCGCGGACCAGCAGAAGGCCACCCTGCTGCACGAGATGGACCAGCTCAAGGTCGGCCTGACCGGGAACCTCGCCGCCTACTCCTTCACGGACAGCGCCGGAAAGACCGTCACCGGCTCGGAAGTCGACTACAATGGCTCGCCGACCGGCTACACCGCGAGCCCGGGTGAGGCGATCACCTACGTGGACGCGCACGACAACCTCACCCTCTACGACGCGCTCGCCTACAAGCTGCCCAGCACCGCCTCGACGGCCGACCGGGCCCGGATGCAGTCCCTGGCACTGGCCACCACCGCGCTCTCCCAGGGCCCCGGCTTCGCGGTGGCCGGCAGCGACCTGCTGCGCTCCAAGTCGCTGGACGCCAACTCCTATGACAGCGGGGACTGGTTCAACGCGATCCAGTGGAACTGCGCACAGGGCAACGGCTTCGGCCGCGGTCTGCCGCCGGCGGCGTCCAACCAGGCGTTCTGGCCGTTCGCCCAGCCGCTGCTCGCCAACCCCGCGATGGTCCCCGGCTGTTCGGCCGAACAGGCGGCCTCGGCCCAGTACCAGGATTTCCTGCGGATCAAGCAGTCCACCCCGCTCTTCTCGCTGCCCACGGCGGCCGCCGTGCAGCAGCGGTTGAGCTACCCGCTCTCCGGCACCCCGGGCGAGATCCCGGGCGTG
It includes:
- a CDS encoding urease accessory protein UreF produces the protein MSAATAPSSATGPSSATGPGALEALLVGLQLTDSAFPSGRYTLSQGLEGYLQAKQVDQQSMPELLADLLRHSVGPADATALALAHRAATAGDFEAVVAIDQRLHASKLNRELRQACLRTGRQLLDTAQLALGSPMLDRYAELVTARTSPGCQPVAAGVAYAAGGVATEQAVASDLFAFAVGFTGAALRLRLTDHRRAQLTLRATAPVIAEVTALALRRELADLGGFSPLADVMSARHERAEERLFAS
- the ureC gene encoding urease subunit alpha codes for the protein MALIPRKQYTDLFGPTVGDRFHLADTNLVVEVEQDFNQGHYGDEAVYGGGKGIRDGMAQDPAATSLQGALDLVITNVVVLDPVLGVVKGDLGVKDGFIAAVGKAGNPRLQSGVHPKLVIGPGTEVISGEHLIATAGGIDTHIHFIAPQQVQEALSNGITTLIGGGTGPSDGSNGSTCTPGPWNIHRMYQAVEDLPVNVGLLGKGNGSLPQALREQVEAGVCGLKVHEDWGATPAAIDTALTVADEYDVQVAIHTDTLNESGFFEDTLSAIDGRTIHTFHTEGAGGGHAPDIMRIAGEPNVLPSSTNPTLPYTVNSIDELLDMVMVCHHLSHHIPEDVSFADSRVRGETVAAETVLHDEGVISIFSSDSQAMGRIGESFARAFQTAHHCKDQRGKLAEDSERNDNARVLRYLAKLTINPAIASGTADHIGSLEPGKLADIVLWPINSFAAKPKLVIKGGLINWALMGDPNASLPTTQPIYYRPMYGAYGRARQATRVSFMSQAAVDLGVPAELGLQSRVLPVRHCRTVGKQHMVRNSATPRIEVDPDTYQVTLDGVPATIAPAETLPLNHLFYLA
- a CDS encoding urease subunit beta; translation: MSGSARYLYGDDPVELNAGRPKARLTVSNTGDRAVQVGSHYHFFEANRALEFDRNQAYGMHLDLPAGTAVRFEPGDTREVELTAYAGHRRVVGFSALVNGGLGSADTRARALERAVTRGFLGARREADVNEFGGREFGGCEFGGREIDLAEQTGSKS
- a CDS encoding sirohydrochlorin chelatase codes for the protein MPRPGGTALDDAVAVATATPVLVGGHESGGAERLRPLVEGKPGWRAVGPGRELVSAVATALAESDRPVCVIPMTLGRNPRLIADTARTLRWLSAPANSGRLALTDPFGGPEHLIGWLRGGTGRALAPTDEGTARPAEPAAVLLTAPAAGPFEDAELFRIARLVRQYRTHRWVEVAFESGDPSIAEGVERCRLLGARRVVLLPAAFGAALLVPGAEDGGPLLSGHAVAGVLRARVAAAVQRLHHGVDGIAAGLVAEHGHGFPHSHTSDNSQPAHHH
- a CDS encoding urease subunit gamma; translation: MNLAPREIDKLYVYVVAELARRRRDRGVKLNYSEAVALISEAILESARDGRTVAECMEIGKKIVTVDEVMPGVREMLPLLQIEAAFVDGTKLVSCHDPVGA
- a CDS encoding APC family permease — translated: MSAPESGTASQHYRRTLGTISLTAVGLGSIIGSGWLFGAERAARLAGPAAIIAWVIGAAVALTIALTYTELGSMFPKAGGMVRYGQYSHGSLTGYLAAWANWIAIVSVIPGEATASVQYMSSWHFSWAHHLYNGKELTGTGVALASVLLIGYFLLNWFAITLFAKTNTAITVFKVVVPTLTAGSLLLAHFDTHNLQDHGGFTPNGWSSVFTAVALSGIVWAYNGFQSPLNLAGEARNPGKSLPKAVISSILIALVIYIALQIAFLLAVPSHDLANGWGGLNYDSPLANLSMAWGLNWLAMLLYADAFISPTGTGMIYAATTSRMIQGVQENGQLPSIFGRVDPKTGIPRPALLLNLFIAFLFLAVFRGWGSLAEIVSVATVISYITGPVAVMALRRLAPDLKRPVKLRLMPVIAPVAMVFGSLVLYWARWPLTGKVIFLMAAGLPIWAWYELRKPWAEIKPHLKAGVWVIGYLLVMAAVSWAGSKDYGGHGYLPEGWDLLVVALIALAFYTWGVRSAWANPSLAQVRQELEDAAEADRAATADGRPGTDETAAASS